Proteins from a genomic interval of Zingiber officinale cultivar Zhangliang chromosome 2A, Zo_v1.1, whole genome shotgun sequence:
- the LOC122040835 gene encoding post-GPI attachment to proteins factor 3-like isoform X1 has protein sequence MGTYPWISLLFAFGFLFNQLDASAGDADPLYRNCVEQCERTGIIGDQTIQHCQYSRNDMPSNSSWYMQEPLYLQWKQLNCRSDCRYYCMVQRENEREKHGLNPHKYHGKWPFKRVSVFQEPVSAIFSALNLLTHFIGWLTFFILVNYKLPLRPQSRRTYYEYTGLWHIYGFLSMNAWFWSAIFHTQDIDLTEKLDYSSAVAVLGYSLILCLLRVFNVKDEASRVMFAAPILAFVTTHILYLNFYEMDYGWNMKVCLVMGISQLLIWAVWGGVTRHPSRFRLWTAVFGCALAVLLEVYDFPPFHGFVDAHALWHATTIPLTYLWWSFVKNDAKFRTSTLVKKAK, from the exons ATGGGTACCTATCCTTGGATTTCTCTGCTTTTTGCGTTCGGGTTCTTGTTTAACCAGCTAGATGCCAGCGCCGGCGACGCGGATCCGCTCTATCG AAACTGTGTGGAGCAATGTGAAAGAACAGGAATAATTGGTGACCAAACAATCCAGCACTGCCAGTATTCCAGGAATGATATGCCTTCCAACAGTTCATGGTATATGCAAGAGCCACTTTATTTGCAGTGGAAGCAACTGAACTGCAGGAGTGACTGTCGATACTACTGTATGGTGCAGAGAGAAAATGAACGGGAAAAACACGGCCTAAACCCTCACAAATACCATGGAAAATGGCCTTTTAAACGTGTTTCTGTTTTCCAG GAGCCAGTGTCTGCTATCTTTTCAGCGCTCAACTTATTGACGCATTTCATTGGTTGGCTGACATTTTTCATCCTTGTGAATTACAAGTTGCCTCTAAGGCCTCAGAGTCGGAGGACCTATTATGAATACACTGGCTTATGGCATATATATGGCTTCTTATCGATGAACGCATGGTTCTGGAGTGCAATATTTCATACCCA AGATATTGACTTGACAGAAAAATTGGATTATTCGTCTGCAGTTGCAGTACTCGGATATTCACTCATTTTGTGTTTACTGAGGGTGTTCAATGTAAAGGATGAAGCTTCAAGAGTTATGTTTGCTGCCCCAATTTTAGCTTTTGTGACAACTCATATCTTGTACCTCAACTTCTATGAAATGGATTACG GGTGGAACATGAAAGTGTGTCTTGTGATGGGCATTTCTCAGCTTCTTATATGGGCAGTCTGGGGTGGTGTAACTCGTCATCCCTCGCGCTTCAGGCTGTGGACGGCTGTATTCGGATGTGCTCTGGCGGTGCTTTTGGAGGTATATGATTTCCCTCCATTTCATGGGTTTGTCGATGCCCATGCGTTGTGGCATGCCACAACTATTCCTCTCACATATCTTTGGTGGAGCTTTGTCAAGAATGACGCTAAGTTCAGGACATCAACTCTCGTGAAGAAGGCTAAGTGA
- the LOC122040833 gene encoding uncharacterized protein LOC122040833 → MDNRHGHFGLSLNFSSRNDFKDLAQYHTDTSLWIGSSHSSLDALKLKGTKRKFCDVYDSGIEASSLTLGLGRPVSSSDSSKKSSATACTMSSARETDEGSSMDLGLNFDLNLGNENIVSSKKPYPDVPKAKVDLQLSLSIGGSNSIVTSVTPVSNDNYILEGSTSSLQCGSRLLPYLGSNSKHDIIFPDKAFSNASTQAGPSDASLSVIIQPQKSSDATSKLTQTQQRYINTKNCQFLGCSKGARGASGLCIAHGGGRRCQKAGCQKGAEGRTIFCKAHGGGKRCQHLGCTKSAEGRTDYCIAHGGGRRCSHEGCPKAARGKSGRCIRHGGGKRCQKEYCTKSAEGHSGLCIAHGGGRRCQYPECTKGAQGGTHFCKAHGGGKRCSYLGCTKGAEGSTLFCKAHGGGKRCAFQGGCTKSVHGGTQFCVAHGGGKRCAVSECTKSARGRTDFCVRHGGGKRCKVEGCGKSAQGSTEFCKAHGGGKRCSWGQPESGLGISSPPCERLARGKSGLCTAHTALVDDQCVHGEGQLLAFSSENQGITKPEKMKEIVDLDRFVEKENGKNLILSWGPNNAKEHVHSVTSLSSRVVSLPEGRVHGGSLMAMLASNSSNGSTSTTPVDSSNSTPGIPYLVASK, encoded by the coding sequence ATGGATAACAGGCATGGTCATTTCGGGCTCAGTTTAAACTTCTCGTCTAGAAATGATTTCAAGGATTTGGCTCAATATCATACTGACACCTCATTATGGATTGGCTCTTCTCACTCTAGTTTGGATGCTCTGAAATTGAAAGGGACAAAGAGGAAGTTCTGTGATGTATATGACAGTGGTATTGAAGCTTCTTCACTGACACTTGGCTTAGGTCGGCCAGTAAGTTCTTCAGACAGCAGCAAGAAGAGCTCTGCAACAGCTTGTACCATGTCTTCAGCCAGGGAAACAGATGAAGGTTCATCCATGGATCTTGGACTAAATTTTGATCTCAacctaggtaatgaaaatataGTTAGCTCAAAAAAACCTTATCCTGATGTTCCAAAGGCTAAAGTTGATCTCCAGTTGAGTTTATCAATAGGTGGATCCAACTCTATTGTTACTAGTGTGACTCCAGTTTCAAATGATAACTATATTTTAGAAGGATCAACTTCATCTCTCCAGTGTGGTAGCAGACTATTGCCATATTTAGGTAGCAACAGCAAACATGATATTATATTCCCTGACAAAGCATTCTCTAATGCATCTACTCAAGCTGGACCGTCAGATGCCTCTTTATCAGTAATCATCCAACCACAGAAAAGTTCAGATGCCACTTCTAAGTTAACTCAAACTCAACAACGCTATATTAACACTAAAAATTGTCAGTTTCTAGGATGTTCTAAAGGAGCTAGAGGCGCTTCTGGTCTGTGCATAGCCCATGGTGGTGGCCGGAGGTGCCAAAAAGCTGGTTGTCAGAAGGGAGCTGAAGGAAGGACCATCTTCTGCAAAGCTCATGGTGGTGGTAAGCGATGCCAACACCTTGGCTGCACCAAGAGTGCTGAAGGTCGCACGGACTATTGCATTGCCCATGGTGGTGGCCGTCGTTGCAGCCATGAAGGCTGCCCTAAAGCAGCTAGGGGTAAATCTGGCCGATGCATAAGGCATGGTGGTGGCAAGAGATGTCAAAAGGAGTATTGCACCAAGAGTGCAGAAGGTCATTCTGGATTATGCATCGCCCATGGAGGTGGCCGGCGCTGCCAATATCCTGAATGTACAAAGGGTGCCCAAGGTGGTACCCATTTCTGCAAGGCACATGGTGGAGGAAAAAGGTGCTCATACTTGGGTTGCACAAAAGGAGCTGAAGGAAGCACACTATTTTGTAAAGCACATGGTGGAGGGAAACGCTGTGCTTTTCAAGGCGGTTGCACAAAGAGTGTGCATGGTGGCACTCAGTTCTGTGTTGCTCATGGTGGTGGAAAAAGATGCGCTGTATCAGAGTGCACTAAAAGTGCAAGAGGTAGGACAGATTTCTGTGTTCGTCATGGCGGTGGAAAGAGATGCAAAGTTGAGGGTTGTGGAAAGAGCGCTCAGGGCAGCACTGAATTCTGTAAAGCGCATGGGGGTGGTAAGCGGTGTTCATGGGGCCAACCTGAGTCAGGTCTTGGTATTAGTAGCCCTCCCTGCGAGCGTTTGGCTAGAGGAAAGAGTGGCCTTTGCACTGCACACACTGCTCTGGTGGATGATCAATGTGTTCATGGGGAAGGTCAACTTCTGGCATTTAGTTCGGAGAATCAAGGAATCACAAAACCTGAGAAGATGAAAGAGATTGTTGATCTAGATAGATTTGTTGAAAAGGAAAATGGAAAGAACCTTATCCTCTCCTGGGGCCCAAACAATGCCAAGGAGCATGTGCATAGTGTAACATCTCTTAGTTCTAGGGTGGTTTCTCTTCCAGAAGGCAGGGTGCATGGTGGCAGTCTTATGGCTATGCTTGCTAGCAATTCAAGTAACGGTAGCACTTCTACAACTCCAGTTGATTCCAGCAACTCCACACCGGGCATACCATACCTTGTGGCTAGTAAGTAG
- the LOC122040835 gene encoding post-GPI attachment to proteins factor 3-like isoform X2, with protein sequence MSGYLEFPCRCDTRNCVEQCERTGIIGDQTIQHCQYSRNDMPSNSSWYMQEPLYLQWKQLNCRSDCRYYCMVQRENEREKHGLNPHKYHGKWPFKRVSVFQEPVSAIFSALNLLTHFIGWLTFFILVNYKLPLRPQSRRTYYEYTGLWHIYGFLSMNAWFWSAIFHTQDIDLTEKLDYSSAVAVLGYSLILCLLRVFNVKDEASRVMFAAPILAFVTTHILYLNFYEMDYGWNMKVCLVMGISQLLIWAVWGGVTRHPSRFRLWTAVFGCALAVLLEVYDFPPFHGFVDAHALWHATTIPLTYLWWSFVKNDAKFRTSTLVKKAK encoded by the exons ATGTCTGGTTATTTGGAATTTCCTTGCAGATGTGACACGAG AAACTGTGTGGAGCAATGTGAAAGAACAGGAATAATTGGTGACCAAACAATCCAGCACTGCCAGTATTCCAGGAATGATATGCCTTCCAACAGTTCATGGTATATGCAAGAGCCACTTTATTTGCAGTGGAAGCAACTGAACTGCAGGAGTGACTGTCGATACTACTGTATGGTGCAGAGAGAAAATGAACGGGAAAAACACGGCCTAAACCCTCACAAATACCATGGAAAATGGCCTTTTAAACGTGTTTCTGTTTTCCAG GAGCCAGTGTCTGCTATCTTTTCAGCGCTCAACTTATTGACGCATTTCATTGGTTGGCTGACATTTTTCATCCTTGTGAATTACAAGTTGCCTCTAAGGCCTCAGAGTCGGAGGACCTATTATGAATACACTGGCTTATGGCATATATATGGCTTCTTATCGATGAACGCATGGTTCTGGAGTGCAATATTTCATACCCA AGATATTGACTTGACAGAAAAATTGGATTATTCGTCTGCAGTTGCAGTACTCGGATATTCACTCATTTTGTGTTTACTGAGGGTGTTCAATGTAAAGGATGAAGCTTCAAGAGTTATGTTTGCTGCCCCAATTTTAGCTTTTGTGACAACTCATATCTTGTACCTCAACTTCTATGAAATGGATTACG GGTGGAACATGAAAGTGTGTCTTGTGATGGGCATTTCTCAGCTTCTTATATGGGCAGTCTGGGGTGGTGTAACTCGTCATCCCTCGCGCTTCAGGCTGTGGACGGCTGTATTCGGATGTGCTCTGGCGGTGCTTTTGGAGGTATATGATTTCCCTCCATTTCATGGGTTTGTCGATGCCCATGCGTTGTGGCATGCCACAACTATTCCTCTCACATATCTTTGGTGGAGCTTTGTCAAGAATGACGCTAAGTTCAGGACATCAACTCTCGTGAAGAAGGCTAAGTGA